The Stigmatella aurantiaca genomic sequence TCGGGTGTGGCGACGGCTCCAACAGCATCCTGCTGGCCAGCCGGGGCGCCCGGGTGACGGGCATCGACATCTCGTCCCGCTCCATCGAGCTGGCCACCGAGCGGGCCCGCCTGGCCGGCGTCCAGGACCGGGTGACGTTCCACTGCTCCCCGCTGGAGCTGGCCGACTTCCCCGAGAACACCTTCGATGTCATCTGGGGCGACGGCATCCTCCACCACCTGATTCCCGAGCTGGAGGGCGTGCTGGCGCAGCTGGAGCGCTGGGCCAAGCCCGGCGCCCGGGTCATCTTCTCCGAGCCGCTCAGCCTCAGCCCCGCGCTCCGGCGGCTGCGGTCGCACATTCCCATTCACGAGGGGGCGACCCCGGACGAGCGTCCGCTGGAGTCCGCCGAGCTGAACCTCATCCTCCAGCGCCTGCCTGGCACGCAGATGCGGCACTTCTCGCTGCTCAGCTGGTTCAACCGCTTCGTGATGAAGGGCACCACCTACGAGCGGGCGTCGACGGCCCGGCGGCTCGCCACGGAGCTGCTCCACGCGGCGGACTATGCGCTGCTGTCGCTCCCCGGCCTCAAGAACCTGGGCGGCATGGTGGTGCTCTCCTCCTCCATCTCGAAGCAGGCCAAGCCCGCCGGGGCGTCCGTGCCGGAGCCGGTGCGCCGCGCGGAGGCTGGCTGAGCCG encodes the following:
- a CDS encoding class I SAM-dependent methyltransferase, producing MDPAVLRRYSGRLRPWFNKEFRFERLGDLNGLHVLDVGCGDGSNSILLASRGARVTGIDISSRSIELATERARLAGVQDRVTFHCSPLELADFPENTFDVIWGDGILHHLIPELEGVLAQLERWAKPGARVIFSEPLSLSPALRRLRSHIPIHEGATPDERPLESAELNLILQRLPGTQMRHFSLLSWFNRFVMKGTTYERASTARRLATELLHAADYALLSLPGLKNLGGMVVLSSSISKQAKPAGASVPEPVRRAEAG